In the Clostridium cellulovorans 743B genome, ATCTTCCACAGTAACTGGTGATACTAAGTTTGTATTACATCCTATGAATGCATTATTTCCTATCTTAGTTAAATGCTTTTTCTTTCCATCATAGTTTACTACAACTGTGCCACAACCAAAATTACAGCTTTCCCCTACTTCAGCATCCCCAATATAGGTTAAGTGTGACACCTTAGTTTTATCACCAATTTTAGCTTTTTTAATCTCTACAAAATCCCCAATTTTAACTTCATTTCCTATAGTACTTTCAGGTCTTATATAAGCAAAAGGACCAACTGAAGTATCCTCTCCAACCTTACTTTTTACAATAACCGAATTATCAATTGTTGTTCTATCCCCAACCTGTACATTTTCTAATCTAGAAGTTCCTTTTATAACAACATCTCTTCCAATTGTAGTTTTACCTTCAATTACACACCCTGGATAAATAATTGTGTCGTTTCCAATAACAACATCTGCACCTATATACGTATTTTTGCTATCAATTAACGTAACTCCATTTATCATATGTGCCTCATTAATTCTGTTTCTCATTATTTCTTCGACTTGTCCAAGTTGTATTCTTGAATTTACACCTAAAGTTTCTTCAAAAGGAACTGCCATAGCACCAACTCTATGATTATCCTTTTTCAATATTTCAATGACATCAGTTAAATAATATTCCCCTTGAGAATTGTTATTACTTAGCTTAGCAAGCGCAAGTAAAAGCATCTCTATATCAAAGGCATACATACCTGCATTGATTTCTTTTACCTTCAGTTCATTTTCGTCGCAATCTTTATGTTCTACAATCTTTTCTACATCATTTTCACTGTTTCTTATTACTCTTCCATAACCATTGGCATCAGTTAATATAGATGTTAATAACGTCGCCTTATTATTATTATTCTCATGGAAATCAATTAATGCTATAACTGATTCTTTAGTTATTAATGGTGCATCTCCAGTAAAAATAGCAACTGTTCCTTTTTTATTTTCCAGAAATTCCTTAGCACAAATTACTGCATGGCCTGTTCCTAATTGTTCATTTTGAATCGTATAGGATACATTTTTACTTTCAGTAGCTTCTTCAACTTTCTGTGCTCCTGTTCCTATAATGACATTAACATCATCGATTCCAGCCTCTCTTAAAGTGTCGATTACATGATTAACCATTTCTTTACCACAAACTTTGTGTAAAACCTTTGGAAGGTCTGACTTCATCCTTGTTCCTTTTCCCGCAGCAAGAATAAGAGCACTTTTATACATTTTCTTCACCTCTCACATTTATGTGTACCAAAAACACTAAATGACGCAAAACTTCAAATATATTATATTTTATTGATATTGATTTTTCAACTTTTATAATCAGCCACAAAAAAAGAGGCTTAAGCCTCTTTTTTATTCTTCGGGCTCAACCTCTTCAACTTTTGCCTTTTCATATTCTTCTAAAATAGCAGACTGAATTTTTTCTCTAGTTTCAGTGTTGATTGGATGAGCTATATCTTTAAACTCTCCATCAGGAGTCTTTCTGCTAGGCATTGCGATAAAAACGCCATTCTGACCTTCTATAACTTTGATATCGTGTACTACGAACTCATTGTCAAAAGTAACAGAAACAATTGCCTTCATCTTACCTTCAGCTGAAATTTTCCTTACCCTTACATCAGTAATTTGCATATGACACACCTCCAAGTAGCTGATAATAATGAAATTCTATAAATATTTTGTAATTCCTTCTATTTTTAAGTTTTTTAACAAATTTTTCTTTTTGTGTGCCTATTTATATATTTTTTTCATTGGAAAAGTATCGAAATTTTATATTTTCCTACATTTTTCATTTTTATTATCAATAATTTATAAGATAAACTACTTACACCAGTTATCACTAACTTTAAGCACAGCATTCCCTTGCTCGTCTATACCATTGTACTTAACAATAGATACATACCCATCAACAAGCTTTTTTGGCACTTCATTATTATCAATTAAAACCCCTATTCCCTTAAGTTGACATTCAAATTCCCGTAATAATTCAGTGATTCCTAATGCTGTTCCTCCAGCTTTCATAAAATCATCAATAAAAATGCACTTACTTCCTTTTTTCAGACTCTTTTTTGACAAAGACATGCTTTGAATCCTTTTACTAGAACCTGATAAATAATTAATACTTATGGTTGTCCCTTCCGTTACTTTAGAATCTCTCCTTACTATCACAAGTTGTATGCCTAAAAGTTTAGCTACTTCATAAGCTAAAGGAATACCCTTAGTTTCCACAGTTATAACATAATCTAGTTCTTCCTCCTTAAAGGTTGAAGCTAGAAGTAAAGCTGCCTTTTGAAGAATATCGGGATTAGCTAAAATGTCAGTCATATATAAAAAGTTACCTGTTATGATTCTATCTTTATCACTAAGTATTTCACAAAGTTCCGTTGGAAAATTTTTTCTTAAGTTTTCTGGAGCATTGACTATATATTTAACTCCTCCAGCAGCACCCGCTACAGTCTCTATAGTTCCCGCATCTAAAAAATGGAGCATATCTCTAACTATGACTATATCTTCACTAGTGGTGGATTTAGCAGCATTCAAAAGCTCTGTAAAATAATTTAATCCTATCACTCTATTTGGGTTCTCCATAAGGATTTTTGTTATAGCACTTATTCTTTGAGTCCTTGAAAATTTTAACATAGTACTTCTCCTATTTACGAATTATTTTATAATTAAATATGTTAATATTCATATTTTAGAATATCTTAAGCTAGTTTACAACCTAATATTCTCATAATTTAAAATATAATTTTATATTAATTTAATAGTATATCCGAATATTGTATTAATTTTATCGTTACATAGTCAAAACCAAATCTTATTTTTAATAATCCTTAGATCTAATAACATGTATTCTTTTGTTAAAAGTCTGATATAATTTACTAAGTGGATAATTTAACTTTTATTATACATACACTCTCTTATGATCAATTCTTTTAGAGGGTACTTGAAATTAATTATATTTAGGAGTGATATTTATGTCTTCGACATTAAATACTTTAACCAGAAATGATAAAGTTCATTTTATAGGTATAGGCGGAGTAAGTATGAGCGGCCTTGCAGAAATTCTATTGACAAAAAATATAAAAGTTTCTGGTTCTGATATGAAGGATTCTAGTATAACTGAACACCTAAGAGAACTCGGAGTTGAAATAAGTATAGGTCATAGTCCTTCTAATATATCCGAAGATGTTTCCGTAATTGTATACACTGCTGCAATTGCTAAAGATAACCCAGAATTAGTATCAGCTAATAATAGAAACCTTCCTATGTTTACAAGAGCAGAATTTCTCGGAGAAATAATGAAAGACTACAAACATAACATTGCTGTATCTGGAACTCACGGAAAAACTACTACAACCTCAATGGTTTCTCATATACTTCTTAAAGGCGAAAAAGATCCTACAATTTTGGTCGGTGGTAGTTTAGACATTATAAACGGATATGTAAGAACAGGAAAAAGCGATTATTTCCTAACAGAAGCT is a window encoding:
- the glmU gene encoding bifunctional UDP-N-acetylglucosamine diphosphorylase/glucosamine-1-phosphate N-acetyltransferase GlmU codes for the protein MYKSALILAAGKGTRMKSDLPKVLHKVCGKEMVNHVIDTLREAGIDDVNVIIGTGAQKVEEATESKNVSYTIQNEQLGTGHAVICAKEFLENKKGTVAIFTGDAPLITKESVIALIDFHENNNNKATLLTSILTDANGYGRVIRNSENDVEKIVEHKDCDENELKVKEINAGMYAFDIEMLLLALAKLSNNNSQGEYYLTDVIEILKKDNHRVGAMAVPFEETLGVNSRIQLGQVEEIMRNRINEAHMINGVTLIDSKNTYIGADVVIGNDTIIYPGCVIEGKTTIGRDVVIKGTSRLENVQVGDRTTIDNSVIVKSKVGEDTSVGPFAYIRPESTIGNEVKIGDFVEIKKAKIGDKTKVSHLTYIGDAEVGESCNFGCGTVVVNYDGKKKHLTKIGNNAFIGCNTNLVSPVTVEDDAYIAAGSTITKTVESGALAIARAKQINIKGWVNKKRIK
- the spoVG gene encoding septation regulator SpoVG, with the protein product MQITDVRVRKISAEGKMKAIVSVTFDNEFVVHDIKVIEGQNGVFIAMPSRKTPDGEFKDIAHPINTETREKIQSAILEEYEKAKVEEVEPEE
- the purR gene encoding pur operon repressor, translating into MLKFSRTQRISAITKILMENPNRVIGLNYFTELLNAAKSTTSEDIVIVRDMLHFLDAGTIETVAGAAGGVKYIVNAPENLRKNFPTELCEILSDKDRIITGNFLYMTDILANPDILQKAALLLASTFKEEELDYVITVETKGIPLAYEVAKLLGIQLVIVRRDSKVTEGTTISINYLSGSSKRIQSMSLSKKSLKKGSKCIFIDDFMKAGGTALGITELLREFECQLKGIGVLIDNNEVPKKLVDGYVSIVKYNGIDEQGNAVLKVSDNWCK